The following proteins are encoded in a genomic region of Necator americanus strain Aroian chromosome II, whole genome shotgun sequence:
- a CDS encoding hypothetical protein (NECATOR_CHRII.G5945.T2): MDRKQTVAVLNKLSLTAHSTFYSFEEVSDTPPAIKAFKRITLPPTAKSSVPKKISDVSTASIESTKSASGRFSYLAGDVPSALCPLLPLPGPNLSRSNSSNEFTSDSKRKKNSKLRRRPAVKLVLPRRKTSRFYAPILDSPIHLPQTEMFQHFSGMPPDPDVMMEGYLYKRSSNAFKTWNRRWFQIKDNKLLYSHRSADSEQPTVMEENLMLCLVRPAPSSIDRVGCFELVTPTRSHLLQADSEALCNDWMRALQRTILALHESDEVETRPSSFSKSESRKVATDVGVSAAHVGASSVPDSTTTFEQIRRVPGNERCADCGSEQPKWVSINLGVVLCIECSGVHRSLGVQTSKVRSLTMDSIDPELRDVLLSLGNSQVNAIFLAHLPDKDIVPQPAVDNSSRQVREAWIKAKYVERRFAVSSCERARSSAAARKEHLIRHRNSLCGISSSVHRSTSYSAFDVDLIHNTDTKEAVNGFKQSRMSSCGSDPSIGQPDTAETTDWEVISEAARCGDVLGLLRCVAAGADINCARSGTTALHIATRNGQTAAVEFLLLNGAKINVLDDKLNTPLHLAAAEGNTLQVCQLLKRGADKSLKNADGVTPLEIAVDGKHADIVTLFRVHTMRDEFNEEFNNPMDDTVDSVISDITRKAAVSKSSSG; this comes from the exons ATGGATCGCAAGCAAACCGTAGCTGTCTTGAACAAGCTGAGCCTGACAGCACACTCCACATTCTACTCTTTCGAAGAGGTTTCTGATACTCCTCCGGCTATCAAGGCTTTTAAGAGAATAACTCTTCCTCCCACTGCTAAGTCATCTGTTCCTAAGAAGATCTCGGATGTGTCGACTGCCTCCATTGAGAGTACAAAGTCTGCATCTGGCAGGTTTAGCTACCTGGCTGGAGATGTCCCTAGTGCTCTTTGTCCACTGCTTCCTCTACCAGGACCAAATTTGTCTCGATCGAATTCAAGCAATGAGTTTACGTCTGATAGTAAAcgcaagaaaaattcgaagctCAGACGCAGACCAGCAGTGAAACTTGTtcttccaagaagaaaaacttcacgGTTCTATGCTCCCATACTTGATTCACCTATTCATTTACCTCAAACA GAGATGTTccaacatttttctggaatgccACCTGATCCAGATGTTATGATGGAAGGCTACCTTTACAAGCGGTCTTCAAATGCATTCAAAACTTGGAATAGACGTTGGTTTCAAATCAAAGACAACAAGTTG TTGTACTCTCATCGCTCTGCTGACTCGGAACAGCCGACTGTCATGGAGGAGAATTTGATGTTGTGTCTGGTCCGTCCAGCACCGTCATCTATCGATCGAGTCGGATGTTTCGAACTTGTCACTCCtaccag AAGTCATCTACTTCAAGCCGATTCCGAAGCGTTGTGTAATGACTGGATGCGTGCTTTACAGCGTACGATTCTAGCTCTGCATGAAAGTGACGAAGTA GAAACCCGTCCAAGCTCCTTCAGCAAATCCGAAAGCCGGAAGGTTGCTACAGACGTGGGCGTCAGTGCTGCACATGTAGGCGCATCTTCTGTCCCAGATTCGACAACCACATTTGAGCAAATTCGTCGAGTACCTGGCAACGAAAGGTGTGCTGACTGTGGATCAGAGCAACCAAAATGGGTCAGCATAAATCTTGGG GTGGTTTTGTGTATAGAGTGCTCCGGGGTTCACCGTAGTCTAGGCGTACAAACATCCAAAGTCCGATCTTTGACGATGGACTCAATAGATCCTGAATTGCGAGACGTACTGTTGAGCCTCGGAAACTCTCAG GTGAATGCTATATTCCTCGCCCATCTTCCTGACAAAGATATTGTTCCCCAACCTGCTGTTGATAACTCTAGTCGCCAG GTTCGTGAAGCATGGATCAAAGCAAAGTACGTGGAACGACGATTCGCAGTTTCTTCGTGTGAACGTGCTAGAAGCAGTGCTGCCGCAAGAAAAGAACACCTCATCAGGCACCGTAACAGCCTTTGTGGAATTAGCAGTTCAG TTCACCGATCCACCTCGTACAGTGCTTTTGATGTTGATCTCATTCATAACACTGATACGAAGGAAGCGGTTAATG GTTTCAAACAAAGCCGAATGTCATCTTGTGGCTCTGATCCAAGCATTGGTCAACCAGACACAG CTGAAACTACCGATTGGGAAGTTATAAGCGAGGCAGCCAGATGCGGCGACGTTCTAGGTCTTCTTCGATGTGTTGCTGCGGGTGCAGATATCAATTGTGCACGCAGCGGTACAACTGCCTTGCATATTGCGACAAGAAAC GGTCAAACAGCTGCAGTAGAGTTCCTTTTGCTGAATGGTGCAAAAATCAATGTTCTGGACGATAAGTTGAATACACCTCTTCATCTTGCTGCCGCTGAAGGAAACACTTT GCAAGTGTGCCAGTTGCTCAAGAGAGGTGCTGACAAGTCGCTGAAGAACGCTGATGGTGTGACTCCTTTGGAAATTGCTGTCGATGGCAAGCATGCGGATATTGTTACGCT GTTTCGTGTGCACACAATGAGAGACGAGTTTAACGAGGAATTCAATAACCCGATGGATGATACCGTTGACAGTGTGATTTCTGATATCACTCGGAAAGCTGCAGTAAGTAAAAGCTCGTCCGGATGA